The stretch of DNA CGCAGAAGGCGCACGCCAGACCGCACCCGGCCTGGCTGGAGACGCAGAGCGTGGCACGGTCCGGGTACCGCATCAGCACCGACTCGACGCGGGCGCCGTCGAACAGGTGCCACAGCGTCTTCACCGTTGTCCCACGGTCGGCGGTCAGCGTGCGCGCCGGGGTCAGCAGCGGTGGGAACAGGTCGGCCGCCAGCGTGTCCCGAGCGGCGGCCGGCAGGTCGGTCATCGCCTCGGGGTCCACGGTGAGGTGCGTGAAGTAGTGCGTCGCGAGCTGGCGGGCCCGGAACGCCGGCTGGCCGAGCGCCTGCACGGCCGCCGCACGCTCCGACGGCGTCAGGTCGACGAAGTGGCGCGGCGGCTTGCCCCGCGGACCGCGGGACGGCGAGGAGAGGTCCAGCCGGACCGGGGTGCCTGTCATCGGACCGGCACCAGCACGGCGAGCACCAGGTACACCGCGGGCGCCGTGAGCAGCAACGAGTCGAGCCGGTCGAGCAGGCCGCCATGGCCGGGCAGCAGGCTGCCCATGTCCTTCAGCTCGAGGTCCCGCTTCAGCATCGACTCCGACAGGTCGCCGAGCGTCGCGGTGCACACCGTCGCGAGGCCCAGCAGCACCCCCACGTAGGGCTGCGCTCCGAACGCCACCTGCACGCCGACCACGCCGACCACGCAGGCCAGCACCACCGATCCCGCCAGCCCCTCCCAGCTCTTCTTCGGGCTGACGCTCGGCGCGAGCGGGTGCCGTCCGAGCAGCACCCCCACGGAGTAGCCACCGACGTCGCTCGCCACCGCGAGCAGGACGAACACGAGCGTGCGGGACGGCCCGTCCGGCTGGGCGAGCATCAGCATCGCGAAGCCGGCGAGGAACGGCAGGTACGCCGCAGCGAACGCCGCGGCCGTCGAGTCGCGCAGCGCGGGCCGGCCGGAGCCGTCCAGCACGCGCCAGACCACGGCACCGCCGACGGTGAGGACGAACGCCACGATCAGCGCCTCCGGACCGGCGGTGTACGCCGACACGAGGATCCCGATCGAGCCGACGATCAGCGGGACCAGCGGCAGGTGCACGTCGCGGCGGGTGAACGCGCGCGCGAGCTCCCACATCGCCCCGCAGACCAGGATCACCGCCAGGACGCCGAAGGCCTCCTTGCGGATGAACAGCGAGGCGACCACCACGCCGAGCAGGCCGAGACCCACCGCGACCGCGACCGGCAGGTCACGGCCCGGAGTCGGGGTGCGGGGGGCGGCGAGCTGCGACATCAGACCTCGAGCAGCTCGCTCTCCTTGGTGGCGAGCAGGTGGTCCACCAGCTCGACGTGCTTCTTGGTGAGGGCCTCGAGCTCCTTCTCGGCGCGGGCGACCTCGTCCTCGCCGGCCTCGCCGTCACGGGCGATCCGGTCCAGCTCGTCCTTGGCGTGCCGACGCACGCTGCGCACCGAGACGCGGGCGTCCTCGGCCTTGGTCTTCGCGAGCTTGACGAAGTCCTTGCGCCGCTCGGCGGTCAGCGCCGGGAGCACGACTCGGATCACGCCACCGTCGTCCGTCGGGTTCACCCCGAGGTCGGAGTCGCGGATCGCCTTCTCGATGGCGTGCATCGAGGACTTGTCGAACGGGGAGATCAGCATCGTCCGCGCCTCGGGCACGTTGAACGACGCCAGCTGCTGCAGCGGCGTCGGGCTCCCGTAGTAGTCGACCAGGATCTTGGAGAACATCGCCGCGTTCGCACGGCCGGTGCGGATCGACGAGAAGTCGTCCTTCGCGACCTCGATCGCCTTGTCCATCTTCTCCTCGGCCTCGAGGAGGGTCTCGTCGATCACGCCGAGCTCCTTCGTGCTGCGATGCGGGTGGGGACGGGGTCGTGGGCTGGGAGGTCAGCTCGTGGTGACGAGCGTGCCGATCCTCTCACCGTCGAGCGCCCGGGTGACGTTCCCGCGCTCCTCGAGGCCGAACACGACCATCCGGACGTCGTTGTCACGGCACAGGGACAGGGCCGTGGCGTCCATCACCTCGAGGCCCTGGACCAGCGCCTCGGTGTAGGTCAGGTGGTCGAGCTTGCGGGCCGACGGGTCGCGGCGCGGGTCGGCGCTGTAGACGCCGTCCACGCCGTTCTTGCCCATCAGCACCTCCTGGCAGTGGGTCTCGAGAGCCCGCTGCACCGCCACCGTGTCCGTGGAGAAGAACGGCATGCCTGCCCCGGCGCCGAAGATCACGACGCGGCCCTTCTCCAGGTGCCGGATCGCCCGCAGCGGGATGTACGGCTCGGCGACCTGGCCCATCGTGATCGCGGTCTGGACGCGGGTGCTGACGCCGGCCTGCTCCAGGAAGTCCTGCAACGCGAGGCAGTTCATCACCGTGCCCAGCATGCCCATGTAGTCGGCGCGAGCCCGGTCCATGCCGTTCTGCGCCAGCTCTGCCCCGCGGAAGAAGTTGCCGCCGCCGACGACGATCGCCACCTGCACGCCGTTGCGCACGGCCACCGCGATCTCGTCCGCGATGCGCCGCACCACGTCCGCCGCGAGCCCGACGCTCCCGCCGCCGAACGACTCTCCGGAGAGCTTGAGCAGCACCCGCCGGGTCCACTTGTCGGAGCGATCCTTGCCCTGCGGGCTCACATGTCCTCCACTGGTGGCCGGTCCGCCCGGGTACGGCGGGGTGATGCTGACGTGCCGGTGACCGGGCCCCGAAGGGCACCGGTCACCGGCACGGTGGTGCTCAGGCGCCGACGCGGAACCGCGCGAAGCCGGTGACGGTGCCACCGACCTCGGCGAGGACCTGGCCGACGGACTTCTTCGCGTCGCGGGCGAACGCCTGGTCGACCAGGACGTTCTCCTTGAAGAAGCCGACGAGGCGACCCTCCACGATCTTCGGCAGGGCAGCCTCGGGCTTGCCCTCACCACGCGCGGTCTCCTCGGCGATGTGCCGCTCGCTCGCGACGACGTCCGCGGGGACGTCCTCACGGGTGAGGTAGGTCGGCGAGTACGCCGCGATGTGCGTGGCGATGTCGCGGGCGACCGAGGCGCCGGCCGCGTCCGTGGCGACCAGCACGCCGACCTGCGGGGGCAGGTCCTTGTTGACCTTGTGCAGGTAGACCTCGACGTGCTCGCCGGCCAGGCGGGCGAGCCGCCGGACGACGATCTTCTCGCCGATGGTCGCCGCGATGTCGTCGACCACGGACTGCACCGGGGTGCCGTCCGAGTCGGCGGCGAGCAGCGCGTCCGCGTCACGGGCGCCGGAGGAGACAGCCGCCGCGAGCACGCGGTCCGCGAAGGAGATGAAGGTCTGGTTCTTGGCGACGAAGTCCGTCTCCGAGTTGACCTCGAGCAGCACCGCGCTCTGACCCTCGCCATCGGCCGTCGGGCCGACCCACGCCGTCACCAGGCCGTCGGAGGCCGAGCGACCCTCGCGCTTGCCGATGCCCTTCAGGCCCTTGACGCGGATGATCTCCAGCGCCTTCTCCGAGTCGCCGTCCGCCTCGTCGAGCGCCTTCTTGACGTCGAGCATGCCGGCGCCCGTCTTCTCGCGGAGCGCCTTGATGTCAGCGACCGAGTAGTTCGCCATCAGTGGTTCCTGTCCTCGTGTGCTCGTGGTGGGTGCTCAGGCCTCGGCCGGCGCGTCGGTGCCGGGCTCGTCGGCGGCAGGCGCCTCGACCTCGGCCGCCTCGGCGGCGGGCGTCTCGACCACGGAGGTCTCCTCGACCTGCTCCGCGACCTCCTCGACGGCCTCGGCGACCTCGGGCTGGGCAGCGGGGGTCACGTCGGCGGCGGCCAGGTCGGCCTCGGCACCGGCGAGCAGCTCGCGCTCCCACTCGGCCAGCGGCTCGGCCTCGACCGTGCCGGCGCCCTCGGCGGCAGCCGGCGCGCCGGAGTGGCGCTTGAGCAGACCGTCGGCGACCGCGTCGGCGATCACGCGGGTGAGCAGCTGGACGGCGCGGATCGCGTCGTCGTTGCCCGGGATCGGGTAGTCGACCTGGTCGGGGTCGCAGTTGGTGTCCAGGATCGCGACGACCGGGATGCCCAGCTTGCGGGCCTCGTCGACGGCGAGGTGCTCCTTGTTGGTGTCGACGATCCACACCGCGGACGGCACCTTGGCCATGTCACGGATGCCGCCGAGGGTCTTGGAGAGCTTGTCCTTCTCACGGCGCAGGACGAGCAGCTCCTTCTTCGTCAGGCCGGAGGCCGCGACGTCGTCGAAGTCGATCTGCTCGAGCTCCTTGAGGCGCTGCAGGCGCTTGTGCACCGTCGAGAAGTTGGTCAGCATGCCGCCCAGCCAGCGCTGGTTGACGTAGGGCATGCCCACGCGCGCGGCCTGCTCGGCGACGGGCTCCTGCGCCTGCTTCTTGGTGCCGACGAAGAGCACGGTGCCACCGTGCGCGACGGTCTGGCTGACGAAGTCGTACGCGCTGTCGATGAAGGTCAGCGACTGCTGCAGGTCGACGATGTAGATGCCGTTGCGCTCGGTGAAGATGAAGCGCTTCATCTTGGGGTTCCAGCGGCGGGTCTGGTGCCCGAAGTGGACACCGCTCTCCAGCAGCTGGCGCATGGTCACGACGGCCATGGCACGGTCCTTCCGGCGCTCGCCCAGGGCGTGCGCGCTCGTGCGGGTCCCGTCCAGGACGGGCACACCGCGGCTCGGTTGTCGGCCCCGACCGGTCGGTCGGTGCCCCTGGCGCCAGCCGGTGCACCGCGCCGGGCGTGGCCCGGACCGCTGCGATGCTCGGCCCCGCCCGTGGCGACCCGAGGGTCGTGAGGACGGGAGATGACGCGCGAAGTCGACCGGTACGGACCGGTCGCCGAGGCAATGCTACCGGATCGCTGCCGGCGCCCGGGCCTGCGACGGGGCACCGACGGCGGAGCGGGGGCAGCGCGCGGCCACGGACGGGGGCAGCAGCGGGCGCGGTGCGGCGGGCGGTCCCGGGGTCGTTCCCGCTCGAGCGACCACAGCCCCGTCCGGGTGCAGGTGCGGCACCGGGACAGGCCTGGAGAGCGTCGACCCGGTCGCGCGACCGGTTGGCTCGTCCGGTGCGGCCCGCTGCTCTCCGACCTCTGCCGACCCCGACGGCACCCGTCCCCGTCGCCCGTGGCCGTCGTGCGCGAGCCGTCGTCAGGCTCGCCGCCACCACGGCGCTGCTCGTCGGCACGGTCGCCGCCCCCGCAGCACCGAGCGCGTCCGTCCCGGGGAGCGTGATCGGTGCCGGCGCGCTGCGTGGCACGCCCCCGACCGGCGGACCGGTGGCCGTCTACCGGGCCCCGGTCCCGGGTACCCCCTCGTTCGCACACCCCTTCCGGGCCCCCGCGCAGCGGTGGTCGGCCGGCCACCGGGGCGTGGACCTCTGGCTGGGCGACGACATGCCCGTCCTGGCGCCGGCCGCCGGCACCGTGACGTTCGCCGGCACGGTCGTGGACCGGGGAGTGGTGTCGGTGCTCCACCCCGACGGGCGGCGGAGCAGCGTCGAGCCGGTGGTGGCTGCCGTGGTCGTCGGCCAGCAGGTGGGTGCCGGTGACGTCCTGGGGACTCTCGACGGGTCGGGCGGCCACTGCACACCCCGCAGCTGCGTGCACTGGGGCCTGCGGGAGGGTGACCGCTACCTGGACCCGGTGACGGTGCTGTCCGGTGGCGGGCCGATCGTGCTGCTCCCGGTGGCACCCGCCGGGTGAGGACGGCGTTCGATCGGGTTCGTCCGGACGCCGTCAGGCGTCCGCTGTCGCGTCAGGCGTGCTCCGCCTCGTCAGCCGCGCTCGGCCTCGACCAGTCGCGTCCGGAGCCGGGCCATCGCCGCGGTGTGCATCTGCGAGATGCGGGACTCGGTCACGCCGAGCAGCCGGCCGATCTCGGCCAACGTCATGCCCTCGTAGTAGTAGAGGACCACGACCATCCGCTCACGCTCGCCGAGCTGCTCGATGGCCCGCGCCAGCAGGAACTTGGTCTCCTGCGCCTCGACCGACCGCGCAGGGTCCTCCGACCGCTCGTCGCCGAGCGTGTCCCCGAGGGACACGGAGCCGGGCCGGTCGTCCCCGCCCAGCATCTCGTCGAGCGCAGCCACGTTGACGGAGGACAGCTGACCGAGCACGGAGCGCAGCTCCTCGACCGGCATCTGCAGGTGGCCCGCCACCTCGTGCTCGCTCGGTGAGCGGTGCAGGGTCGCCTCGAGCTCGCCGTAGGCACGGTCGACAGCGCGGGCCTTCGTCCGGACGGAGCGGGGCACCCAGTCCATCGCGCGCAGCTCGTCGATGATCGCGCCGCGGATCCGCGAGGACGCGTACGACTCGAACTTCACGGAACGACCCAGCTCGTACTTCTCGATGGCGTCGATCAGGCCGAACATGCCGTAGGACACCAGGTCCGCGTGCTCCACCATGCTCGGTAGACGCATCCCGACCCGGCCGGCGACGGCCGTGACCAGCGGCACGAAGCTCATGATCAGGCGCTCGCGCGCCTGGGGGCAGCCCGTGTCCTTGAAGGCCACCCAGGTGGCCTCGAGGTCCAGGACGGCGTCGGCGACCGGACCCGTCGGTACGGCGGTGCCTGCGGCGACGGAGCGCTGCTGCGGGATGACACCCTGCGGGGCGGTGCCGGCCGCATAGCGGTCTGCCGGCTCGGCCGTGCGCACGGACGAGCGGACCGGCGCGCTCAGGGGTGTGGTCATGGGGGGCTCCGTCCGGGGGCTCATGCGCGGGGGTGAGCGAGCTGGTAGGCGGAGCGCAGACGCTCCGCCGAGACGTGGGTGTACCGCTGCGTGGTGCCGAGGCTTGCGTGGCCCAGCAGCTCCTGGACGGTCCGCAGGTCCGAACCGCCCTCGAGAAGGTGCGTCGCGGCCGTGTGGCGGAGCGCGTGCGGGGCGACGTCGTCCACCCCCGCGGTGGCGGCAAGCCGGTGCACCGCATCCCGCAGCCGTCGCTGGTCGACACGGGCGCCCCGAGCACCGAGGAACAGCGCGTCGCCGGACATCGGGCCGGCCAGGCGGGGCCGACCGAGCTCGAGCCACGCACGAGCTGCCTGCACGGCGGGAAGGCCCACCGGCACCACTCGCTCCTTGCCGCCCTTGCCGAACACCCGCAGCGTCCGCTCGTTCAGGTCGAGGTCCGACAGGCTCGCTCCGCAGAGCTCCCCGACCCGTACCCCGGTGGCGTACAGCAGCTCGGCCGCCGCCCAGTCCCGCACCGCGACGGGGTCACCGTCCTGCGCCGCGGCCCGGGCCGTGTCCAGCAACGTGGTGACCGCAGGTTGCGCCAGCACGGTGGGCAGCACACCGGAGACCCGAGCCGTCGCGAGCCGAGCCGTCGGGTCGGATGCCAGGCGCCCGGTGTGGACGGCCCAGCCGAAGAACGTCCGGACGGCCGCCGAGCGGCGCGCCAGGGTCGCGCGGCTGTGCTGGCTCGCCGCCATCGCCGCGAGCCAGCCGCGCAGCGTGGTCAGGTCGATCGAGTCCAGGGTGCTGCGACCATGACGACCCGCGTACGCGAACAGGTGGTCCAGGTCTCCCTCGTAGGCGCGCACGGTGTGCTCGGACAGGCCCCGCTGGGCGCGCAGATGCAGGGCGAAGTCGGACTGCAGGAGGGCGCGCTCGGGCGCTCCCGCAGTGATCTCTGCCACGTACACATGCCTACCGTGACTGCTCGGCCGGATTCGGACAAGACACGCATGGGCACGCTTGCCGACCGCCTGGGCGAATGCGACGGCAATGTCCGATTCCGCGTCGACAATTGAGCCGAATGCCGTTGTTTTTCACCCGGTCGGCCGAGTGTCGGTCGCACGCGCCGACCGCCGAGCGGTCCACCGGTCTCCTGCGCGGACGGCGAGATCCTCGAGCTGCAGGATGCCGAGCGCTGCCCGCGCCTCGGCGACCGACGTGCCGGCGCGCGTCGCGATCGTCGACTCGTCCAGGCCGCCGCGCAGGGGCAACGCGTCATGGACCTGGAGGACCCTCGTGCCGAGGTCCGTGAGCGTGCCACGGCTGACCGCGTCGTCGCTGGTGCGGACGTCGCCGGCGTGGTGCAGGCCGCCCGGCAGCAGCTCGGCCACCTCGTCGGCGTCGGTCACGCACACCGCATGCCCTTCGCGGAGCAGCCGGTGGCATCCCGCGGACGCTGCGGAGGTCACCGGTCCCGGCACGGCGCCGACCGGCCGCAGCAGCGCCGCGGCGTGATGAGCGGAGCTGAGGGCGCCGGAGCGCCACGCCGCCTCCACGACCACGGTCGCGTCGGACAGTGCGGCGATCACACGGTTGCGTTGCAGAAACCGGGACTTGGTCGGAAGGGAACCCGGCGGGACCTCACTGACGAGGGCGCCGCCCGTTCCGACCGTTTCCTCGAAGATGCGCGCGTTCCCGGCCGGATAGGCGCGGTCCACGCCACCCGCGAGGACGACCAGGGTGAGGCCGCCAGCGCCGAGGGCGCCACGGTGCGCCGCTGCGTCGATGCCGTACGCACCGCCCGACGCGACACAGCTCCCCCGGGTCGCGAGGCCGTGAGCGAGGTCGTAGGCGACTCGCTCTCCGTACGTGGTGCTGGCTCGCGCCCCGACGACCGCGACGGTGCTGCGCGCGGGCAGCGCGCCGCGAACCCACAGAGCCGGTGGTGCGGCATCGCCCAGGTCGTCCAGACCGCGCGGCCACCCGTCGTCCCCCGGGACGACGAGATGACCGTTCAGGCGCTGCAGGGCGCCGAGGTCGCGCTCCGGGCACAGGGACTCGAGGCGCCCTGCCCAGCGCAGCAGGGCTCGGCCCAGCCGAGCGCGGTCGGCCGCGCCCATCTCCTCGCCCGCCGCGGTGAGCACGACGGACCAGTCGACGGCCCCCCGCGCTGCGGCACGAGCCCACGCGAGCGCGTGGGCGGCGCCGAGGATCCTGACCAACGCCCCGGCGATGCGGTCACCCGGCTCGACGAGAGCAGACCATGCAACCCGCGCCATCCGCTCCGCGGTCGCGGACGAGTCGTCCTCGTAGACGGTGCCGCTCACGCGCCCTGTCCTCGGGTCCGGAGCAGCAGCGCCCGGCCGACGTCG from Cellulomonas sp. NTE-D12 encodes:
- the tsf gene encoding translation elongation factor Ts, translating into MANYSVADIKALREKTGAGMLDVKKALDEADGDSEKALEIIRVKGLKGIGKREGRSASDGLVTAWVGPTADGEGQSAVLLEVNSETDFVAKNQTFISFADRVLAAAVSSGARDADALLAADSDGTPVQSVVDDIAATIGEKIVVRRLARLAGEHVEVYLHKVNKDLPPQVGVLVATDAAGASVARDIATHIAAYSPTYLTREDVPADVVASERHIAEETARGEGKPEAALPKIVEGRLVGFFKENVLVDQAFARDAKKSVGQVLAEVGGTVTGFARFRVGA
- the dprA gene encoding DNA-processing protein DprA, with the protein product MSGTVYEDDSSATAERMARVAWSALVEPGDRIAGALVRILGAAHALAWARAAARGAVDWSVVLTAAGEEMGAADRARLGRALLRWAGRLESLCPERDLGALQRLNGHLVVPGDDGWPRGLDDLGDAAPPALWVRGALPARSTVAVVGARASTTYGERVAYDLAHGLATRGSCVASGGAYGIDAAAHRGALGAGGLTLVVLAGGVDRAYPAGNARIFEETVGTGGALVSEVPPGSLPTKSRFLQRNRVIAALSDATVVVEAAWRSGALSSAHHAAALLRPVGAVPGPVTSAASAGCHRLLREGHAVCVTDADEVAELLPGGLHHAGDVRTSDDAVSRGTLTDLGTRVLQVHDALPLRGGLDESTIATRAGTSVAEARAALGILQLEDLAVRAGDRWTARRSARATDTRPTG
- the rpsB gene encoding 30S ribosomal protein S2, whose translation is MAVVTMRQLLESGVHFGHQTRRWNPKMKRFIFTERNGIYIVDLQQSLTFIDSAYDFVSQTVAHGGTVLFVGTKKQAQEPVAEQAARVGMPYVNQRWLGGMLTNFSTVHKRLQRLKELEQIDFDDVAASGLTKKELLVLRREKDKLSKTLGGIRDMAKVPSAVWIVDTNKEHLAVDEARKLGIPVVAILDTNCDPDQVDYPIPGNDDAIRAVQLLTRVIADAVADGLLKRHSGAPAAAEGAGTVEAEPLAEWERELLAGAEADLAAADVTPAAQPEVAEAVEEVAEQVEETSVVETPAAEAAEVEAPAADEPGTDAPAEA
- a CDS encoding phosphatidate cytidylyltransferase, with the translated sequence MSQLAAPRTPTPGRDLPVAVAVGLGLLGVVVASLFIRKEAFGVLAVILVCGAMWELARAFTRRDVHLPLVPLIVGSIGILVSAYTAGPEALIVAFVLTVGGAVVWRVLDGSGRPALRDSTAAAFAAAYLPFLAGFAMLMLAQPDGPSRTLVFVLLAVASDVGGYSVGVLLGRHPLAPSVSPKKSWEGLAGSVVLACVVGVVGVQVAFGAQPYVGVLLGLATVCTATLGDLSESMLKRDLELKDMGSLLPGHGGLLDRLDSLLLTAPAVYLVLAVLVPVR
- a CDS encoding tyrosine recombinase XerC, with product MAEITAGAPERALLQSDFALHLRAQRGLSEHTVRAYEGDLDHLFAYAGRHGRSTLDSIDLTTLRGWLAAMAASQHSRATLARRSAAVRTFFGWAVHTGRLASDPTARLATARVSGVLPTVLAQPAVTTLLDTARAAAQDGDPVAVRDWAAAELLYATGVRVGELCGASLSDLDLNERTLRVFGKGGKERVVPVGLPAVQAARAWLELGRPRLAGPMSGDALFLGARGARVDQRRLRDAVHRLAATAGVDDVAPHALRHTAATHLLEGGSDLRTVQELLGHASLGTTQRYTHVSAERLRSAYQLAHPRA
- a CDS encoding peptidoglycan DD-metalloendopeptidase family protein, with translation MRPAALRPLPTPTAPVPVARGRRARAVVRLAATTALLVGTVAAPAAPSASVPGSVIGAGALRGTPPTGGPVAVYRAPVPGTPSFAHPFRAPAQRWSAGHRGVDLWLGDDMPVLAPAAGTVTFAGTVVDRGVVSVLHPDGRRSSVEPVVAAVVVGQQVGAGDVLGTLDGSGGHCTPRSCVHWGLREGDRYLDPVTVLSGGGPIVLLPVAPAG
- the frr gene encoding ribosome recycling factor; the encoded protein is MIDETLLEAEEKMDKAIEVAKDDFSSIRTGRANAAMFSKILVDYYGSPTPLQQLASFNVPEARTMLISPFDKSSMHAIEKAIRDSDLGVNPTDDGGVIRVVLPALTAERRKDFVKLAKTKAEDARVSVRSVRRHAKDELDRIARDGEAGEDEVARAEKELEALTKKHVELVDHLLATKESELLEV
- the pyrH gene encoding UMP kinase — its product is MSPQGKDRSDKWTRRVLLKLSGESFGGGSVGLAADVVRRIADEIAVAVRNGVQVAIVVGGGNFFRGAELAQNGMDRARADYMGMLGTVMNCLALQDFLEQAGVSTRVQTAITMGQVAEPYIPLRAIRHLEKGRVVIFGAGAGMPFFSTDTVAVQRALETHCQEVLMGKNGVDGVYSADPRRDPSARKLDHLTYTEALVQGLEVMDATALSLCRDNDVRMVVFGLEERGNVTRALDGERIGTLVTTS
- a CDS encoding FliA/WhiG family RNA polymerase sigma factor, which gives rise to MTTPLSAPVRSSVRTAEPADRYAAGTAPQGVIPQQRSVAAGTAVPTGPVADAVLDLEATWVAFKDTGCPQARERLIMSFVPLVTAVAGRVGMRLPSMVEHADLVSYGMFGLIDAIEKYELGRSVKFESYASSRIRGAIIDELRAMDWVPRSVRTKARAVDRAYGELEATLHRSPSEHEVAGHLQMPVEELRSVLGQLSSVNVAALDEMLGGDDRPGSVSLGDTLGDERSEDPARSVEAQETKFLLARAIEQLGERERMVVVLYYYEGMTLAEIGRLLGVTESRISQMHTAAMARLRTRLVEAERG